aaaaatattatttcaaataaatacaattataatattttttgtctgAGTGACTACTCATCTATatccatttttattatatatactaGTTGGGTTTAATAAAGGATATTATGATCTGATGAcaattaaaaagagataaaagcAAGTTTGAATAGCTGAAGTGCATGCTATGAGGATGGAGGTAAGTAGCAGGATTGCATGTTATTGCAAAACACCAAgtgaagcaaattaaaaaatttcaaacaaaagcTTTATGCTCGAACATATGGAAATGGAGCTTTTGATGCAAAAGTGAGTATAGAGCTGTAATCGCCCTAGCAGTTGATCCAACATGCGTGCTGCAATGAAATCAGTCATCCTGTATAATAGAAATGGTAAATGTCATGGCATTGGGAGTTCTTGCAAAGTCAGTGTTGTGAATGCCTGTAATTGTTAAAAATTGCCCTAGCATAGGAAAAACGATATTTCCTTAAACTAAAAATGTGATAACCATTAGCAATCAATGTAAGCACACTGCCCTGCCAAATGGAATTTATTAGAACAAATGCAGAAATGGTTGCTTGGATGGAAGATCATCATTGAAAGAAAACGTAGGGTTTGTAGTGGTGTGCAAAAGGCAGCTACCTTGATAGTGTTTCACAGTGACCTTGcacaatattaacaaaataggATGGTAGTAGCAAGGGAGTAGGCTGGATCAATCTTTTCGTAGCATCATGATCATAGCAAGGAATGAATGCAACTACTATGAAACAAATGGCATGTTTTCTCAGCAATCCAAGAGGTGCTAAGACCTTTTTTCCATCCCCCTTTTATTGCCAAAGAAGTTGGCTTTTAGgcaatttatttcaaattagcTGTGATTGTTTCTGTTTTGCTATCAAATCTATAGCATGCTGTACAACTGCCGACCTGCAGTAGAGGCTTCTTGGCTCCGGAGATACGTGTTGTTGGCTAAGCCCTCACGGTGAAAGAGCTGCGCGGGTTACCTTAAAGTACAATTCCCACCGAGCAACAAGTATAATTCTTTACAGATAATTTAAATTAGCGACAAGATATTATAAATGCCAGAGTGGCCTTACTATCACAATCCACTGATATTCAGTCTCGTGTCGCTGCTATTCCCCCCTTGAATATAAGCTAGGAATGACACCTGTACGTGGGATGACCCActgttcttctaattttttttgaagggtCAGCAGCTGTGTGAAGTGCTTCATGCTGAGCAGAGTCATCTGAGAGTTCGTGTGCTTGTGAAGTGCTGCAAGGAGCATTCCAAGTTAAGTTGGAAGTGGGAAGCAAATAATTAGTAGTGTAATGAGCTGTGAGAGAGTGAAAATGTGTAGAAAAGCAGAGCATCAATTTTAATGAAGTTGAAGCCTTTGTAAACAGCTAGTCATCGAATAAATTGTCCATGGATGACACAGAATAAGCAAAGCactgttcaattttttttgaaagatggtAATGCAAAACACAGAGGGAAATGAAGACCATATAAAAGAATCAAGGGAAATAAATGAGTAATGTGCATAATACCGCGGCAAGTTTGAAAAAAACGCATGGTGTTCCCACCGAGAGTACTCCTGCTGATTAAAGTGAAGAGAAGGGAGAAGGAAAATGAAGGGTCTTTTAATTCGTTGTTAAATGCGAACATTAATGGATAGGGAAATAATGGCAAGTTTAAAGGCGCACCCATTTctagaaatccaaaaataactcGATGGCTAAAAAGCAACGACACAACAATTGAGGCAACGGCGACATCACCAAGCCGAAAAAAGGACCAGCACAATTTCTGGAAAAAAGAAGGGCAAAAACAACATATGAAGGATATGGAATAACATACAAACCTGGAAGCCAGTTATGTTACCCTAATAGAAAATCATTTCAAAGGAAAAGGTTTATATAGTATACAACACCAATAACACCTGAATtcccatgaaaataaaataaaatatgcacaCTGAACTAATAAGTGACTCTCAAGCATAAACAACTCTCTCAGATAGCAGAAAAAGACCGACACAGAAGATCCCAAACCAACCTAATTGCaaagaaaccaaaccaaaaggaAATAGTTAGCTTATCTAGCAACTCTAGTTGAAACCAGAGGACAGGCAACAAAGGTGGGGCAACAACGAACCAAAAATATGATCAGAAACCAACTCTGCAGTAAATCTCCCATAAGAGCCTGGTCTCTCTCAATTAATAGGAATTGAGCAAGGACATGGCAAGTGGGGTTTGTATTTAATGGAAAATCATTGCACAACCACTAACcattcgagaaaaaaaaattatctaggtggtggtccagtaataagagtttgggattaagaggtttgctctctctgtggtctcaggttcaagccctgtggttgcttatatgatggtcactggaggtttacatggtcgttaacttcagggcccgtgggattagtcgagatgcgcgcaagctggcccggacacccacgttaaactaaaaaaaaaaaaaaaaagcccaccAAAAGACCTCAATCTTGCGCCAAATAGCCACCCCCGAGGAAGTTGCTTCGACACTTATAGTTTTtgcgatttaaaaatattttaaaaaaaaattaaatttttttattttaaattaatattttttaatgtttttaaattattttaatgcgttgatatcaaaaataatttttaaaaaataaaaaaatattattttaatatatttctaaataaaaaatattttaaaaaataaccacaattaTATTCCAAGCAAGTTTAAACTGATGTACAAACTGATCCCAAGCCATAGATCCAAAAGAAacttgagaatccaaagaaaagATGCGAGATTTTAGAGGAGATTAGATGGATATCACGCGTAGTATtgatgtaataatattaatggttATTATAATGAGAGTTTTAAGTTAGATTtgtaaatgttttaatattcaAGTTAGACATGACAACTCATCAAGTTCAGGTATTTTATATCTAGCAAACATGTCAGACCTACGTGATTGTAGATTTGGTTAATTGTTAAATCCAAACACTTTGGGTTTGGCAGTCACGCCATATCCAAGCGCCAAACTACGAAAATACCCTTACATGcatctttgtttttgttgaaactcaagggtaattttgtatttgaactgttttaataaaaggaaaagatggTGAAACCCCTCAACACATGCATATTTTTTCCCTTCTCGGGGGCATGACTGTATCttcactgtttatttttttaaaagacaaaagaagCCCCAAcccaaaacttaaaaatttgTTCCCTTCAGTATCTATAGTGTAGCCTAAAAAACCCGAACAGGCTATATTGTCCCcaatcattattttaatgcCAAAtgtatctcataaaaaaaaataatttcacccAAATTGCATGCTTAAGTTTCTTTGATAAGGACAATTATATCATTATACTGCTCAAATCTatagtaatatatatttatgtgaacagaaaaaaaaagttgtaatacacttatctcttttagtttttgttactaGTGGGGGGTGGCCCGCGCTACGCCGCgagctaattttttttgcataaaaaatatcaaaaaactcTAATATCTAAGAGCGTTAAGTCTATCTGCAAAGCTAGACTAAAGAGCTTTGAACTTGGCTACAACGCTTAactcaagagtaatatttataatattaattataatacaaatagtaatatttataatacaaactgacccaagttcttatagttttttatccattgaaatcaaattaatggtttttcttcaatattaataatattttttaaaaaattattaatgataataataatgataacaataataataagaataagaataatacTGATGATTATAAACTTGGGTCTGGCGCCCCAGCCAGACCCAAGTTTCTAGGGTATGGTtcccctaataataataataataataataataataataataataatattaaacttgtctgacccaagtttttatagtttttaatttcttcaaatcaaatttatggtttttcttcaatagtaatttttttaaaaatttaataattataaaaataataacaatattaagaacaataataataataataataataataataataataataataataataccaacaACGACGATGATGACaatgacaacaacaacaacaacaacaacaatattatttttttaattttactcttcaaatcaaatctacggtttttttaatagtaataatatttttttaaaaaaattataattatattaataatattaataataataacaataataataattataatattaataataatattaaacatgtctGACTCAAGTTCTTATAGCTtgtaattttaccctttaaaatcaaatttatggttgtttttcaatattaataatattttttaaaaattattaattattatattagcaatattcattataataaaaataataatatttttaatattaataataatattaaacttgaagAAGCCAAATTtaagtgggtctggctgcaacgcCAAACTCAAGAACCTTGAAtggggtctggctgcaaggtcgtgtcatgaaaatataataactaaatagaaataaaaatttaatattaaataataaaattaaaaaaaattaattaaaaagaaaaaaacaaagaaaaacactatTCTAATTAATGGTGCTTTGAGAGGAGGGGTAcagtaaaaaaatttcatgagatcacgataatctaatgaaaagtaaacaaaataaatcatgaagtctcaatcaaatcgatattaaaagataaaattggaagaaaaaactaatttaaaaaaaaatctacatcaactgagttaacttgtcaaaccaggttaacccgtcaaatctgatATTTGTACTATGAAAgtgtgataaataaataaaaaataatttaatattaacaaactaaataaaaaaaaattaaaaaaaaaacaaaaaaaacctataagcATTGCTTTTTCACTATAGATTGTAAAGTGAATAAAAgggttaataattataattataataatataatagtcGAGATTCACTGCTTGAACCCACGGCAAAATGTCTCAGAAGCCACGTggatttttaatatcttttagagttgtttttaataaaaaaaaacccctgcAATTTTACCACTCCAATTGAGTGCCCGTTGTCCAGCAATCCCAACCTTCCAATAAGCTTACATCCAACGACTGGCGCTATGAAATGTACTTATCTCCACTGCAGAAGAGTGCACTGGATTAAAGAGGCATTCACAAAGCAATCACAAAATACAAAGGTCTAACATCAGtccaaaagaaatcaaaatctagGGCTctgtaaaagaaagaaagtttccATTAATTTGCAGTTGTAGgctctctcttcttctccaatGGCGCCGCCTCCTGGACCTTACTCTGGTACCAGCACTCTCGCTTTGGTAATCTTTCTCACCCACCACTCTGTTTGTTTCCCTcgaaaatgcaagaaaatcgAAAGTCAAAATCACCTCGATCTTAAAATTGATCTCTCGTAgtcaatattttcatttaattattttttgggttttttcagGTGGCTCGTGTTTCTGCTTTCTCTTTGGGTCTCGTCTACGGGAGTGTGAAGCTAAAGTATCTCCAGGTACCTTTTTTTGTGTAGAAAGTCAACAATCTGATGATTAAGAAGGGTTTATTTCTTGGCCAAGATGACTACTTTACCATGAATTATCTACTAAAATATTGGGAAGTGATAGTTAGCTTGAGAAATTGATGGGAAATGTGTTAATTAGATAGATAAGATAGTCTTGGATTTGTGAAAATGAACTCATTTGACAAACTCAGTAATATTTCTAAAGGCTGGAACAGGATTCTCTTGTGAAATGCTTCTAAGCTTGTtgtgtttttcatcattttattgttgttggttTATATTAAGTAACTCTTTCACAAGGACATTCAATCTTTGCCATTTTCATGTATATTTGATGTGGTGTTTGCGACACTAGCACATTCATTTCACACCACACTGAATCATGATTGGTTTCATCTGTAAATATATTTGATGTGGTATTTGCGACACTAGCACATTCATTTCACACCACACTGAATCATGATTGGTTTCATCCGTAAATATATTTGATGTGGTGTTTGTGACACTTGCACATTCATTTCATGCCACACTGACTCTgtatcatgatttattttgatctatAAATGCTTACCCAGTGTCTTATTATTTCAAATGCAGGCAAAGGCAAAGTCACAAAAGAAAGCTGAAGCAAAGGCTCatcattaaaagaaagaattttgTTGAATGTTGGGGTTGAGATTAACTGAGTTGGCAAGAAATAATGCATATCAACGGCACTGTACCAGTCTTTCATCCTGGTGTAAAGCTTTTATGCACCTTGGCGCActgcttttgtttcttttaagatCTTTTTCTACACAAGTTGATGACTTAgtttgtgagatttattttcttgatcaGCCACGATAGTTTTGTACTGCTCCATAACAATGGGTAAATGTTGGAAGATTGAATCATCCattgattaaaataatgatCTGTGTCTTTGGGTATCTcggttcccttttttttctttgttttgacaAAAGTTTTGATCCATTCTTTAGCTGTCATATTGATCAATGGAGTTGAAGTTTCAGTTTTTAGAGAATGCCCCCTTTTCTCTTTGATGTTTTCCCAATTATGATCACTTGATTTCCCCACCTCATTGAAGCCCCTCCTTTCtcatttaattagtttctttTCAGTTG
The DNA window shown above is from Populus trichocarpa isolate Nisqually-1 chromosome 4, P.trichocarpa_v4.1, whole genome shotgun sequence and carries:
- the LOC18097890 gene encoding uncharacterized protein LOC18097890; its protein translation is MAPPPGPYSGTSTLALVARVSAFSLGLVYGSVKLKYLQAKAKSQKKAEAKAHH